The Salvia miltiorrhiza cultivar Shanhuang (shh) chromosome 1, IMPLAD_Smil_shh, whole genome shotgun sequence genome has a window encoding:
- the LOC131005275 gene encoding transcription initiation factor IIA subunit 2, translated as MATFELYRRSTIGMCLTETLDQMVSGGVLSPELAIQVLIQFDKSMTEALENEVKSKVSIKGHLHTYRFCDNVWTFILQNAQIKSEEGQETVESVKIVACDSKLLTQ; from the exons ATGGCGACTTTTGAGCTGTACAGGAGATCGACGATCGGGATGTGCTTGACGGAAACTCTGGATCAGATGGTTTCTGGTGGAGTGCTCAGCCCGGAACTCGCCATTCAAGTTCTTATTCAATTCGACAAG TCAATGACAGAAGCTTTGGAAAATGAGGTGAAGAGCAAGGTCTCCATTAAG GGGCATCTTCACACCTACAGGTTCTGTGACAACGTCTGGACCTTCATCCTACAAAATGCTCAGATCAAAAGCGAGGAAGGCCAGGAAACTGTTGAGTCTGTCAAGATAGTCGCATGCGATTCGAAGCTGTTGACTCAGTGA